The proteins below are encoded in one region of Apium graveolens cultivar Ventura chromosome 4, ASM990537v1, whole genome shotgun sequence:
- the LOC141721201 gene encoding pentatricopeptide repeat-containing protein At1g19720 isoform X2: protein MQTLTLPIKSIPIPKHDTFSEFPLKPNKHTVTYSNAYNSVALTDSHLNNLCLNGHLKEAIDAIHSISQSGFKVKSRTFTRLIHSCIDCNSIELGRKLYRSLHLLGDVDPFIETKLVGMFAKCGCIDDARKVFDKMRERDLFTWSSMIGGFSREKRWGEVLELFCEMMEEGIVPDEFLFVKILHACGNFGDLRTTKVIHSIVVKCGMDLDVRFNNTMLAAYGKCGELGCLKRYFGNMEGKDLVSWNSAISGYCRNGEIEEAHRLFEMMYDEGFQPGLVTWNTMISTYNQLGFAKSNGISKALELFRDMLLERVEPNGITLASAISACASLTDINKGMELHCIAIKVGYAGSVLVGNSLVGMYSKCDKLEAAEEVFEKITGKDVYTYNSMIGGYIQAGYCGKAHDLFTRMRDSGVQPNVVTWNVMIAGYIQNEDEDQAMDLFHKMEKDGSIKRDTATWNALISGHVQNGNKNKALSIFRQMQSSCVGPNSVTILSILPACADVISAKIVKEIHSFILRRNLQSELSVANYFIDTYAKSGNLVYSKTIFDEIPTKDIISWNTIMAGAVLHGYSNDALYLFDLMKKEGVEPNRGTFVSILSAYGLAKMVDEGERAFSSMIHDFNILPGLDHCKAMINLYGRSGKLEEALKFIDDMIMQPDYSIWNTLLTACRNHGNARLALHAGERLLKLDPGNALVQRLVLQIYALLGINDGYIKIKKPRIRTETKDAIGQSCVEVRNTVHCFVIGDKHQPNADALLSWTKGVAREVKRSHTQKMLCCGEEDDEKVGGVHSEKLSLAFSLLSSAQTCQPIRILKNLRMCEDCHATIKYVSKAYEREIYVCDSNCLHHFIGGSCSCGDYW from the exons ATGCAGACTCTAACTCTGCCCATCAAATCCATACCAATTCCCAAACACGATACATTTTCTGAGTTCCCATTAAAACCCAACAAACACACAGTTACTTACAGCAATGCCTACAACTCAGTTGCTTTAACTGATTCTCATTTGAACAATCTTTGCTTAAATGGGCATCTTAAGGAAGCTATAGATGCTATTCACTCCATTTCTCAGTCTGGGTTTAAGGTAAAATCAAGAACTTTTACTCGTTTGATTCATTCTTGTATTGATTGTAATTCAATTGAGTTGGGTCGTAAGCTTTATCGGAGTTTGCATTTGTTGGGTGATGTTGATCCGTTTATTGAGACTAAATTGGTTGGAATGTTTGCGAAATGTGGTTGTATTGATGATGCacgcaaggtgtttgataaaatgcgTGAGAGGGATTTGTTTACTTGGTCTTCTATGATTGGTGGGTTTTCGAGGGAGAAGAGGTGGGGTGAAGTTTTGGAGCTTTTTTGTGAGATGATGGAGGAGGGTATTGTTCCGGATGAGTTTTTGTTTGTGAAGATTTTGCATGCGTGTGGGAATTTTGGGGATTTGAGGACGACAAAGGTGATACATTCGATAGTGGTGAAATGTGGGATGGATTTGGATGTTCGGTTTAATAATACGATGTTGGCTGCTTATGGAAAGTGTGGGGAGTTGGGTTGTTTGAAGAGGTATTTTGGGAATATGGAAGGGAAAGATCTGGTTTCGTGGAATTCGGCTATATCTGGGTATTGTCGGAATGGTGAAATAGAGGAGGCGCATAGGTTGTTTGAGATGATGTATGATGAAGGTTTTCAACCGGGATTAGTAACTTGGAATACGATGATTTCGACTTATAACCAGTTGG GTTTTGCCAAAAGTAATGGGATAAGTAAAGCCTTGGAGCTATTTAGGGACATGCTTTTGGAAAGGGTTGAACCAAATGGGATCACGCTTGCAAGTGCAATCTCTGCATGTGCATCACTTACAGATATAAATAAGGGGATGGAGCTCCATTGCATTGCGATAAAGGTTGGATATGCTGGTTCAGTATTGGTTGGAAATTCACTTGTTGGTATGTACTCCAAATGTGACAAACTTGAGGCAGCCGAGGAGGTATTTGAAAAGATTACAGGAAAAGATGTCTACACGTACAACTCAATGATTGGAGGGTACATACAAGCTGGATACTGTGGCAAAGCGCATGATCTCTTCACGAGAATGCGTGACTCAGGTGTGCAACCAAATGTTGTTACGTGGAATGTGATGATTGCAGGAtatattcaaaatgaagatgaggATCAAGCCATGGATCTTTTCCATAAGATGGAGAAAGATGGGAGCATTAAGCGGGATACTGCAACATGGAATGCCCTAATCTCGGGCCACGTACAAAATGGGAACAAGAATAAGGCACTAAGTATTTTTCGTCAAATGCAGTCTTCTTGTGTTGGACCAAATTCTGTTACCATTTTGAGTATTCTACCTGCTTGTGCAGATGTGATTTCTGCAAAAATAGTGAAAGAGATTCATAGTTTCATTTTACGTAGGAACTTGCAGTCTGAGCTCTCTGTTGCAAACTATTTTATAGACACATATGCTAAATCCGGAAATTTAGTTTATTCAAAAACTATCTTTGATGAGATTCCAACTAAAGATATTATCAGCTGGAATACTATAATGGCTGGGGCTGTGTTGCATGGTTATTCAAATGATGCACTTTATCTTTTTGATCTGATGAAAAAAGAGGGTGTGGAACCCAACAGAGGGACATTTGTAAGTATTCTTTCTGCTTATGGCCTCGCCAAAATGGTTGATGAGGGGGAACGTGCTTTTTCTAGCATGATCCACGATTTTAACATATTACCAGGTTTAGATCATTGTAAAGCTATGATAAATCTATATGGGCGCTCAGGTAAACTTGAAGAAGCATTGAAGTTCATTGACGATATGATTATGCAGCCTGATTATTCCATCTGGAATACTTTACTGACTGCATGTAGGAACCATGGGAATGCCAGATTAGCACTGCATGCAGGGGAAAGATTACTTAAACTGGATCCTGGAAATGCTTTGGTACAACGGCTAGTTTTACAAATATATGCATTATTAGGGATTAATgatggatatataaaaattaaaaagcCTAGGATTAGAACTGAGACTAAGGATGCCATTGGACAGAGCTGCGTCGAAGTAAGAAATACAGTACACTGTTTTGTCATAGGTGACAAGCATCAACCAAATGCTGATGCTTTGCTCTCCTGGACAAAAGGCGTAGCAAGAGAAGTTAAGAGATCTCATACACAGAAGATGCTGTGCTGTGGGGAAGAAGACGATGAAAAAGTTGGTGGGGTACATAGTGAAAAACTTTCTCTTGCATTCTCACTTCTGAGTTCTGCTCAAACTTGCCAACCTATTCGGATTTTGAAGAACCTGAGAATGTGTGAAGATTGCCATGCAACAATCAAGTATGTTTCTAAAGCTTATGAACGGGAAATTTATGTGTGCGACTCAAACTGCTTGCATCACTTTATAGGTGGTTCTTGCTCTTGCGGTGACTACTGGTAA
- the LOC141721202 gene encoding jacalin-related lectin 3 isoform X2: MENYMMKSSVKLGPWGGQDGIHWDDGVYSTVRQVEIAHGTGIDSIRVEYDSGGTSIWSEKHGGQGGNITDKVKLEYPEEFLTSIHGHYGSLKGWGPALIKSLTLISNKRTYGPYGTEEGTYFSLPVISGKIVGFHGKGGWYLDAIGVHLEPLHKQNPQNSVQFSQTAYSATDNFGYSMIQGNLNKQYDVVIAVKQKDSNTNFLPNYFSRKNQFTITDYPTPKQTTDSRKNQFTVTDNPTPKQATDSRKTQLTVTDNPTPKQTKVVVPPIQRVPSKDVKDAYTYGPWGGAGGTVFDDSTYDGIRQIRVKRNVAIVSIKVCYDFKGEAVWGSKNGGSGSFKKDLIVFDYPSEVLTHITGHYGPTMVMGPNVIKSLTFHTTKSYYGPYGEEQGQIFSSNIKEGKIVGFHGRKGLFLDAIGVHVIEGKVLPKVHSPSKAFPTVIATSTKPVPQLLSSSNPVVNPKNSPTKLPIKPAVKVTLPTDTPTKVMPPVIIPTKPSKQQSELPIKQTGSPKWSFMPGRRGASEEGMQRIIKDPAPHGTGPWGGEGGKPWDDGVFTGIRQIILTMSAHAICAIEIEYDRNGQSVWSVAHGANRGGQTSERVKLEFPHEVLTCISGYYGAISKDEGMNVIKSLTFYTSRKKYGPFGEEKGTFFTSAKTEGKVVGLHGRSSMYLDAIGVHMQHWLGNQKPKQSSSIMKLFS, translated from the exons ATGGAGAATTACATGATGAAGAGCTCAGTAAAGCTGGGGCCATGGGGAGGTCAAGATGGAATTCACTGGGATGACGGTGTTTACTCGACGGTCAGGCAAGTAGAGATTGCTCATGGAACTGGTATTGACTCTATTAGAGTAGAATATGATTCTGGTGGAACCTCCATCTGGTCCGAAAAACATGGGGGTCAAGGCGGTAATATTACTGACAAG GTAAAACTAGAGTACCCGGAGGAGTTTTTAACTTCAATTCATGGACATTATGGTAGTCTGAAGGGATGGGGACCGGCCTTGATAAAATCTCTTACACTAATTAGCAACAAAAGAACCTATGGTCCATACGGTACCGAAGAAGGAACATACTTTTCACTGCCAGTGATTAGTGGAAAGATTGTAGGCTTCCATGGAAAGGGTGGATGGTATCTTGATGCTATTGGGGTTCATTTAGAGCCTTTACATAAACAAAATCCTCAAAATTCTGTTCAATTTTCTCAGACTGCTTATTCTGCTACTGACAATTTTGGCTACTCGATGATACAAGGAAACCTGAACAAGCAATATGATGTAGTCATTGCAGTGAAACAAAAAGACAGCAATACCAATTTTCTGCCTAACTACTTTAGCAGGAAAAATCAGTTCACCATCACTGATTATCCGACTCCAAAACAAACAACTGATAGCAGGAAAAACCAGTTCACCGTCACTGATAATCCAACTCCTAAACAAGCAACTGATAGCAGGAAAACCCAGTTAACCGTCACTGATAATCCAACACCAAAACAG ACTAAGGTAGTTGTTCCTCCCATTCAAAGAGTTCCCTCTAAGGATGTCAAAGATGCATATACATATGGACCCTGGGGTGGTGCTGGAGGAACAGTGTTCGATGATTCAACATATGATGGTATTAGGCAGATCAGAGTAAAAAGAAATGTGGCTATTGTGTCTATTAAAGTCTGCTATGATTTCAAGGGTGAAGCTGTTTGGGGAAGTAAAAATGGAGGAAGTGGAAGTTTTAAGAAAGATTTG ATTGTGTTTGATTATCCCTCAGAAGTCTTAACTCATATTACAGGACACTATGGGCCGACGATGGTCATGGGACCTAATGTTATTAAGTCGCTCACTTTTCATACCACAAAGTCATATTATGGTCCTTATGGTGAAGAACAAGGACAAATATTTTCCAGCAACATAAAAGAAGGAAAGATTGTAGGATTTCATGGTAGAAAGGGGCTATTTCTTGATGCAATTGGTGTTCATGTCATAGAAGGTAAAGTTTTACCGAAAGTACACTCCCCGAGTAAAGCTTTCCCTACAGTTATAGCCACCTCGACAAAACCTGTGCCACAGTTACTAAGCTCCTCAAACCCAGTTGTAAACCCCAAAAACTCCCCAACCAAACTTCCCATAAAACCAGCAGTTAAAGTGACACTCCCAACAGATACTCCTACCAAAGTTATGCCACCAGTAATAATACCAACTAAACCCTCTAAGCAACAAAGTGAATTACCTATTAAACAGACAGGTTCTCCAAAATGGTCCTTCATGCCAGGAAGGCGAGGAGCATCCGAAGAG GGCATGCAGCGAATTATAAAAGATCCAGCTCCACATGGAACAGGTCCATGGGGCGGTGAAGGTGGAAAACCATGGGATGATGGAGTATTCACAGGAATTAGACAGATTATTCTGACCATGTCGGCACATGCCATTTGTGCCATAGAAATTGAGTATGACCGAAATGGACAATCTGTTTGGTCCGTGGCACATGGGGCAAACCGTGGCGGACAGACATCAGAAAGG GTGAAATTGGAGTTCCCACATGAAGTTCTGACTTGCATAAGTGGATATTATGGAGCTATAAGTAAAGATGAAGGGATGAATGTAATAAAATCACTTACATTTTATACAAGCAGGAAAAAATATGGCCCTTTCGGTGAAGAGAAGGGTACGTTTTTCACTTCAGCAAAAACAGAAGGAAAAGTAGTTGGACTGCATGGAAGGAGCAGCATGTACTTGGATGCCATAGGAGTCCACATGCAGCATTGGCTAGGAAATCAAAAGCCAAAGCAATCATCATCAATCATGAAATTGTTCTCTTGA
- the LOC141721202 gene encoding jacalin-related lectin 3 isoform X1 — MENYMMKSSVKLGPWGGQDGIHWDDGVYSTVRQVEIAHGTGIDSIRVEYDSGGTSIWSEKHGGQGGNITDKVKLEYPEEFLTSIHGHYGSLKGWGPALIKSLTLISNKRTYGPYGTEEGTYFSLPVISGKIVGFHGKGGWYLDAIGVHLEPLHKQNPQNSVQFSQTAYSATDNFGYSMIQGNLNKQYDVVIAVKQKDSNTNFLPNYFSRKNQFTITDYPTPKQTTDSRKNQFTVTDNPTPKQATDSRKTQLTVTDNPTPKQTKVVVPPIQRVPSKDVKDAYTYGPWGGAGGTVFDDSTYDGIRQIRVKRNVAIVSIKVCYDFKGEAVWGSKNGGSGSFKKDLIVFDYPSEVLTHITGHYGPTMVMGPNVIKSLTFHTTKSYYGPYGEEQGQIFSSNIKEGKIVGFHGRKGLFLDAIGVHVIEGKVLPKVHSPSKAFPTVIATSTKPVPQLLSSSNPVVNPKNSPTKLPIKPAVKVTLPTDTPTKVMPPVIIPTKPSKQQSELPIKQTGSPKWSFMPGRRGASEEDPPYQGMQRIIKDPAPHGTGPWGGEGGKPWDDGVFTGIRQIILTMSAHAICAIEIEYDRNGQSVWSVAHGANRGGQTSERVKLEFPHEVLTCISGYYGAISKDEGMNVIKSLTFYTSRKKYGPFGEEKGTFFTSAKTEGKVVGLHGRSSMYLDAIGVHMQHWLGNQKPKQSSSIMKLFS, encoded by the exons ATGGAGAATTACATGATGAAGAGCTCAGTAAAGCTGGGGCCATGGGGAGGTCAAGATGGAATTCACTGGGATGACGGTGTTTACTCGACGGTCAGGCAAGTAGAGATTGCTCATGGAACTGGTATTGACTCTATTAGAGTAGAATATGATTCTGGTGGAACCTCCATCTGGTCCGAAAAACATGGGGGTCAAGGCGGTAATATTACTGACAAG GTAAAACTAGAGTACCCGGAGGAGTTTTTAACTTCAATTCATGGACATTATGGTAGTCTGAAGGGATGGGGACCGGCCTTGATAAAATCTCTTACACTAATTAGCAACAAAAGAACCTATGGTCCATACGGTACCGAAGAAGGAACATACTTTTCACTGCCAGTGATTAGTGGAAAGATTGTAGGCTTCCATGGAAAGGGTGGATGGTATCTTGATGCTATTGGGGTTCATTTAGAGCCTTTACATAAACAAAATCCTCAAAATTCTGTTCAATTTTCTCAGACTGCTTATTCTGCTACTGACAATTTTGGCTACTCGATGATACAAGGAAACCTGAACAAGCAATATGATGTAGTCATTGCAGTGAAACAAAAAGACAGCAATACCAATTTTCTGCCTAACTACTTTAGCAGGAAAAATCAGTTCACCATCACTGATTATCCGACTCCAAAACAAACAACTGATAGCAGGAAAAACCAGTTCACCGTCACTGATAATCCAACTCCTAAACAAGCAACTGATAGCAGGAAAACCCAGTTAACCGTCACTGATAATCCAACACCAAAACAG ACTAAGGTAGTTGTTCCTCCCATTCAAAGAGTTCCCTCTAAGGATGTCAAAGATGCATATACATATGGACCCTGGGGTGGTGCTGGAGGAACAGTGTTCGATGATTCAACATATGATGGTATTAGGCAGATCAGAGTAAAAAGAAATGTGGCTATTGTGTCTATTAAAGTCTGCTATGATTTCAAGGGTGAAGCTGTTTGGGGAAGTAAAAATGGAGGAAGTGGAAGTTTTAAGAAAGATTTG ATTGTGTTTGATTATCCCTCAGAAGTCTTAACTCATATTACAGGACACTATGGGCCGACGATGGTCATGGGACCTAATGTTATTAAGTCGCTCACTTTTCATACCACAAAGTCATATTATGGTCCTTATGGTGAAGAACAAGGACAAATATTTTCCAGCAACATAAAAGAAGGAAAGATTGTAGGATTTCATGGTAGAAAGGGGCTATTTCTTGATGCAATTGGTGTTCATGTCATAGAAGGTAAAGTTTTACCGAAAGTACACTCCCCGAGTAAAGCTTTCCCTACAGTTATAGCCACCTCGACAAAACCTGTGCCACAGTTACTAAGCTCCTCAAACCCAGTTGTAAACCCCAAAAACTCCCCAACCAAACTTCCCATAAAACCAGCAGTTAAAGTGACACTCCCAACAGATACTCCTACCAAAGTTATGCCACCAGTAATAATACCAACTAAACCCTCTAAGCAACAAAGTGAATTACCTATTAAACAGACAGGTTCTCCAAAATGGTCCTTCATGCCAGGAAGGCGAGGAGCATCCGAAGAG GATCCCCCGTACCAGGGCATGCAGCGAATTATAAAAGATCCAGCTCCACATGGAACAGGTCCATGGGGCGGTGAAGGTGGAAAACCATGGGATGATGGAGTATTCACAGGAATTAGACAGATTATTCTGACCATGTCGGCACATGCCATTTGTGCCATAGAAATTGAGTATGACCGAAATGGACAATCTGTTTGGTCCGTGGCACATGGGGCAAACCGTGGCGGACAGACATCAGAAAGG GTGAAATTGGAGTTCCCACATGAAGTTCTGACTTGCATAAGTGGATATTATGGAGCTATAAGTAAAGATGAAGGGATGAATGTAATAAAATCACTTACATTTTATACAAGCAGGAAAAAATATGGCCCTTTCGGTGAAGAGAAGGGTACGTTTTTCACTTCAGCAAAAACAGAAGGAAAAGTAGTTGGACTGCATGGAAGGAGCAGCATGTACTTGGATGCCATAGGAGTCCACATGCAGCATTGGCTAGGAAATCAAAAGCCAAAGCAATCATCATCAATCATGAAATTGTTCTCTTGA
- the LOC141721201 gene encoding pentatricopeptide repeat-containing protein At1g19720 isoform X1, whose translation MQTLTLPIKSIPIPKHDTFSEFPLKPNKHTVTYSNAYNSVALTDSHLNNLCLNGHLKEAIDAIHSISQSGFKVKSRTFTRLIHSCIDCNSIELGRKLYRSLHLLGDVDPFIETKLVGMFAKCGCIDDARKVFDKMRERDLFTWSSMIGGFSREKRWGEVLELFCEMMEEGIVPDEFLFVKILHACGNFGDLRTTKVIHSIVVKCGMDLDVRFNNTMLAAYGKCGELGCLKRYFGNMEGKDLVSWNSAISGYCRNGEIEEAHRLFEMMYDEGFQPGLVTWNTMISTYNQLGKCDVALEMMKEMKSLDIIPDIFTWTSMVSGFAKSNGISKALELFRDMLLERVEPNGITLASAISACASLTDINKGMELHCIAIKVGYAGSVLVGNSLVGMYSKCDKLEAAEEVFEKITGKDVYTYNSMIGGYIQAGYCGKAHDLFTRMRDSGVQPNVVTWNVMIAGYIQNEDEDQAMDLFHKMEKDGSIKRDTATWNALISGHVQNGNKNKALSIFRQMQSSCVGPNSVTILSILPACADVISAKIVKEIHSFILRRNLQSELSVANYFIDTYAKSGNLVYSKTIFDEIPTKDIISWNTIMAGAVLHGYSNDALYLFDLMKKEGVEPNRGTFVSILSAYGLAKMVDEGERAFSSMIHDFNILPGLDHCKAMINLYGRSGKLEEALKFIDDMIMQPDYSIWNTLLTACRNHGNARLALHAGERLLKLDPGNALVQRLVLQIYALLGINDGYIKIKKPRIRTETKDAIGQSCVEVRNTVHCFVIGDKHQPNADALLSWTKGVAREVKRSHTQKMLCCGEEDDEKVGGVHSEKLSLAFSLLSSAQTCQPIRILKNLRMCEDCHATIKYVSKAYEREIYVCDSNCLHHFIGGSCSCGDYW comes from the coding sequence ATGCAGACTCTAACTCTGCCCATCAAATCCATACCAATTCCCAAACACGATACATTTTCTGAGTTCCCATTAAAACCCAACAAACACACAGTTACTTACAGCAATGCCTACAACTCAGTTGCTTTAACTGATTCTCATTTGAACAATCTTTGCTTAAATGGGCATCTTAAGGAAGCTATAGATGCTATTCACTCCATTTCTCAGTCTGGGTTTAAGGTAAAATCAAGAACTTTTACTCGTTTGATTCATTCTTGTATTGATTGTAATTCAATTGAGTTGGGTCGTAAGCTTTATCGGAGTTTGCATTTGTTGGGTGATGTTGATCCGTTTATTGAGACTAAATTGGTTGGAATGTTTGCGAAATGTGGTTGTATTGATGATGCacgcaaggtgtttgataaaatgcgTGAGAGGGATTTGTTTACTTGGTCTTCTATGATTGGTGGGTTTTCGAGGGAGAAGAGGTGGGGTGAAGTTTTGGAGCTTTTTTGTGAGATGATGGAGGAGGGTATTGTTCCGGATGAGTTTTTGTTTGTGAAGATTTTGCATGCGTGTGGGAATTTTGGGGATTTGAGGACGACAAAGGTGATACATTCGATAGTGGTGAAATGTGGGATGGATTTGGATGTTCGGTTTAATAATACGATGTTGGCTGCTTATGGAAAGTGTGGGGAGTTGGGTTGTTTGAAGAGGTATTTTGGGAATATGGAAGGGAAAGATCTGGTTTCGTGGAATTCGGCTATATCTGGGTATTGTCGGAATGGTGAAATAGAGGAGGCGCATAGGTTGTTTGAGATGATGTATGATGAAGGTTTTCAACCGGGATTAGTAACTTGGAATACGATGATTTCGACTTATAACCAGTTGGGTAAGTGTGATGTTGCACTGGAAATGATGAAAGAGATGAAGAGTTTAGACATAATTCCTGATATTTTCACTTGGACTTCAATGGTTTCAGGTTTTGCCAAAAGTAATGGGATAAGTAAAGCCTTGGAGCTATTTAGGGACATGCTTTTGGAAAGGGTTGAACCAAATGGGATCACGCTTGCAAGTGCAATCTCTGCATGTGCATCACTTACAGATATAAATAAGGGGATGGAGCTCCATTGCATTGCGATAAAGGTTGGATATGCTGGTTCAGTATTGGTTGGAAATTCACTTGTTGGTATGTACTCCAAATGTGACAAACTTGAGGCAGCCGAGGAGGTATTTGAAAAGATTACAGGAAAAGATGTCTACACGTACAACTCAATGATTGGAGGGTACATACAAGCTGGATACTGTGGCAAAGCGCATGATCTCTTCACGAGAATGCGTGACTCAGGTGTGCAACCAAATGTTGTTACGTGGAATGTGATGATTGCAGGAtatattcaaaatgaagatgaggATCAAGCCATGGATCTTTTCCATAAGATGGAGAAAGATGGGAGCATTAAGCGGGATACTGCAACATGGAATGCCCTAATCTCGGGCCACGTACAAAATGGGAACAAGAATAAGGCACTAAGTATTTTTCGTCAAATGCAGTCTTCTTGTGTTGGACCAAATTCTGTTACCATTTTGAGTATTCTACCTGCTTGTGCAGATGTGATTTCTGCAAAAATAGTGAAAGAGATTCATAGTTTCATTTTACGTAGGAACTTGCAGTCTGAGCTCTCTGTTGCAAACTATTTTATAGACACATATGCTAAATCCGGAAATTTAGTTTATTCAAAAACTATCTTTGATGAGATTCCAACTAAAGATATTATCAGCTGGAATACTATAATGGCTGGGGCTGTGTTGCATGGTTATTCAAATGATGCACTTTATCTTTTTGATCTGATGAAAAAAGAGGGTGTGGAACCCAACAGAGGGACATTTGTAAGTATTCTTTCTGCTTATGGCCTCGCCAAAATGGTTGATGAGGGGGAACGTGCTTTTTCTAGCATGATCCACGATTTTAACATATTACCAGGTTTAGATCATTGTAAAGCTATGATAAATCTATATGGGCGCTCAGGTAAACTTGAAGAAGCATTGAAGTTCATTGACGATATGATTATGCAGCCTGATTATTCCATCTGGAATACTTTACTGACTGCATGTAGGAACCATGGGAATGCCAGATTAGCACTGCATGCAGGGGAAAGATTACTTAAACTGGATCCTGGAAATGCTTTGGTACAACGGCTAGTTTTACAAATATATGCATTATTAGGGATTAATgatggatatataaaaattaaaaagcCTAGGATTAGAACTGAGACTAAGGATGCCATTGGACAGAGCTGCGTCGAAGTAAGAAATACAGTACACTGTTTTGTCATAGGTGACAAGCATCAACCAAATGCTGATGCTTTGCTCTCCTGGACAAAAGGCGTAGCAAGAGAAGTTAAGAGATCTCATACACAGAAGATGCTGTGCTGTGGGGAAGAAGACGATGAAAAAGTTGGTGGGGTACATAGTGAAAAACTTTCTCTTGCATTCTCACTTCTGAGTTCTGCTCAAACTTGCCAACCTATTCGGATTTTGAAGAACCTGAGAATGTGTGAAGATTGCCATGCAACAATCAAGTATGTTTCTAAAGCTTATGAACGGGAAATTTATGTGTGCGACTCAAACTGCTTGCATCACTTTATAGGTGGTTCTTGCTCTTGCGGTGACTACTGGTAA